A single genomic interval of Nymphalis io chromosome 30, ilAglIoxx1.1, whole genome shotgun sequence harbors:
- the LOC126780148 gene encoding ribonuclease H2 subunit C has protein sequence MSIQVENNLNKTANQQVFEQRAHYIPCKIEEDGPANVKKYFEPYITENEEELSATFRGHNLDGIKMKLPDGYKAVILTEAKRPLSEDAERKFQVAGGFKELLYWNWDKKPSKNDNLVRAMDWIDIAEAIHGD, from the exons atgtcgatacaagttgaaaataatttaaataaaactgcaaATCAACAAGTTTTCGAGCAACGCGCTCATTATATACCTTGTAAAATTGAAGAAGATGGTCCTGCTaatgtaaagaaatattttgagCCATATATTACAGAAAATGAAGAAG aatTATCAGCAACATTCCGTGGTCACAATCTGGATGGCATCAAAATGAAATTGCCAGATGGTTATAAAGCAGTTATACTTACCGAAGCAAAAAGACCACTCTCTGAAGATGCTGAGCGGAAATTTCAG GTTGCCGGTGGATTTAAAGAACTATTATACTGGAATTGGGATAAGAAGCCAtctaaaaatgataatttagtTAGAGCTATGGATTGGATCGATATAGCTGAAGCT attcaTGGAGACTGA